ATTGAACCAATGTTTGAACAAGTGGATGTGAGCTTGAAGCAAGTAAACCATCAGAATACAAAAACAATATATCACCTGATTCAACTTTGATTTGGTTTTCGGCAAATTCCATATCTTTTAAGATCCCGAGAATTTGGCCAGATTGGTCTTGTAAAATCAATGGTGCCCGGCTATCTTTTTGGAAGACCATTGGGAATGGATGTCCACCCCGAGCATAAGTGATTTTTTTTTCGGAATGTTCAACTACGATACTAATCGCAGTCATACTATGAGTTCCAATTTCATTACACAACTCTCGATTCAATCGAGACAATAATTCGGATGGTGCAACGGTTGTTGTGCGAGCCAATTCCTTATGAATGGTAGTCATAAGGATTGCAATGAGGCCAGATGTAACACCATGACCTTCGATATCACCCATAAGGATTAATGTTTTGTCCTCTGTGAGTGGAATCACTTGGAAAAAATCTCCAGAAACAAAACTAACCGGTTTGATTTCTGAAAAAATTTTACGTTTTAAAGAAGGCAAATTCATTGTTTTGGATTGGATTTTTGCTGCAAGCCTTAAGTCACGTTTGATCGATTCATCCATCGATTCTTTATCTTTTAGAAAATTATAATACTCAAATGCTCGGGAAATAGCGGCTTCAATGGATTTTGTATGGAATGGTTTTAGAATAAAATCAGATGCCCTATGATATAAGGAAGAGACAACTGTTTGGATGTCATGTTCGCCAGTCATCATCAGAACTTGTGTTTTGGAATCGATGGATTTGATTTTGGGTAAAATTTCCAAACCAGAAGTTTGGGGCATATTTACATCTAAAAATACAATTGGATTTTTTTCCCTATCAAAGTATTCCAAACCTTGGAGTGGATTTGTGAAATAACGGACAAAATATCCCAAACCATTGACAATCAATTCCAAGGTTTCACAGATTTCAGTATCATCATCTATGATGAGAATTTCAGGTTTGAAGGAATATTCGGACATCTACGATGATTATCGGAATAAACTTGGTCTATTTTGAGACTAATCGGAATTTTAGTTTTTCTTTTACCTCTTCTACTTTTCGAAAATATGCCTCATGGAAGACTTTTTTTTCTAAATAAGGATCAGTACACGAAATCATTTCCCCATATTTCCATTCGTAAGGTTCACCATTCTCATACTGAACTCTGTTTTGATGGATTTGTGAGGATAGGCTACGAAGGTTTGTCCCACGGAAGTTTCTGACAAGCGCACGAAACGTACCCTCTTTTTCTGGATCAATGAAACGAAATTTCCGTGAAAACAATACGGCATCGTGGAAATATTCAGGAACGTTAAATGCACCTGATGTTCCCAATCGTTTGGAAAGTACTCGGATAAAATCAGTGAATTCGTTGAGGACATTTAAACCAGGGTATTCTTGTCCAAAGTACAATTCTTTTTTTAAATCTCCAGGCTCAAAGTTGATGTTTTGAGTGAGTAACCAATCGATATAAATCATTGGGAACTGTTCATCATCACCTTTCAATTGGAATTGAGAAACTTTTAAGCGTGTATGGACTAAAATTTTTCTCGATTCCGATTTTATGTAAATACGATTATCAAAATCATTTAGAATTTCAAGTTCAATGATAGGATTTTGAAATCCACGTTTTTCAACAGCAGAAATCATTCCCGAACTAACTAACAGCTGTTCCACTTCGTAATGTGTGAAACGATTGAATAGTTTTGGTTCCATATTTAAAGATGTATTTAATTCTTTCGAAACATCAACTAAAGACAAGTCATCCAGATTCAACCAGTCGGTTTGGTTTTTCTTTTTGTCTGTTGAAGAAAATACACCCATTATTTTTCACCAAATGCAGTGATTGTGTTAAAATGAATTTCTACAGTATCCCGAAAGTCTCTTGCATATCCACCTGCTAAAGTGACAACACAAGGAATGTTTAATGATTCAGCAAATTTCCTAACCATCAAATCCCTCTCCTTCAATCCTTTCATGGAGACTTTTAATTCACCAAGTGAATCATCCTCATAAGGATCTGCTCCTGCAACATAATAAATAATATTTGAATCAAAATCCTTTCGAATTTGGTTTAAGGATTTATCTAAGATCGAAAGGTATTCATCGTCTTTTATGTTGGGTTCTAAATTCACATCTAAGTTAGATATTTCTTTCTTGGGGTAAAGATTCCCTTGGTGCATCGAAAATGTGTAAACTTTGTCATCATATTGAAAAATATAAGAATTGCCATTGCCTTGATGTAAATCTAAGTCTATAATAAGTGCGTTTACATTTGGCTTTGTTTCTTTTTGTTTCCTAATAGCAATGGCAACGTCATTCAAGTAACAAAATCCTTCTGCCTTGTCAGGAAAACTATGATGGTAACCACCACCCATATTGAAAGCAAACTGGTGTTTGTCGGATAATTCACTAGCAAGAATAGTTCCTCCAACTCCGTACATAAAACTTTCCACAATACTTCGATTTAACGGCAACTCAGAATACATTGTCCGAGGTGTATGTTCATAACTAAATAAATCATCTAAGTATTCTTTTGTATGAACTAACTCGAGTTCCGCATCATCAGCTTTTTTTGGTAAAAGAATATCCCATGTTGCATAAACTGGATCTCTTTTGACTCGATTATAAAGATGGGAATATTTGTGAGCAGGGAAAACATGACCAGGTAAATCGAGGTTGTACGAAGAATGGTAGATAAGAGCAAGCGCATTTGATGCCATTAAATTGATATTTTTGCGAAAAATGACACAAGTCAATTCAATCCATACAAATTACTTGCAGGAAAAAACAAAAAAGCCAAGTTTAGGGTCTATGCTGGAAGACGATAAAATCCCCAAAAAACGCACTAAGATTATCTGTACCATTGGACCTGCCTCAGCAAATCGAGAAACGATTCTAAACTTGATTTATTCAGGTATGGACCTTGCTCGTATGAACTTTTCTCATTCCACTCATGACTACCACAAAGAGATTTTCGAATTATTAAGGGAGTGCGAACAAGAATCTGGAAAATCCATAGGAATTCTTGCTGATTTGCAAGGCCCAAAGATCCGCACTGGCAAACTCAGTTCCGGTCCCATAGAATTAAAATCGGGTGACCAAATTGCCATCAACAACAAAGGCGATTTTTTAGGGAACAAAGATGAGATCGGATGCACCTACCAATACATTTTAAATGATATTGATGTTGGGCATAAAATTCTCATCGATGATGGAAAACTTGCCTTTGTCGTAAAATCTAAAACAAAAGAAAGAGCCATTTTAGAAACAGTGATTGGTGGAGTTTTAAAAGACAACAAAGGTATCAATTTACCAGGGACTCCCATTTCTGCTCCTGCCCTTTCTGAAAAGGACATTGAAGATTTACAATTCGCACTCTCACTTGGTGTGGATTATATCGCTTTATCATTTGTTAGACGAGCAAGCGATTTGGAAATGGCACGTCAATTCATGAAAGATAGTTATGCAGGTCTCATTGCAAAAATTGAGAGACCGGAAGCCATCCAAAATATAGAAGAAATCATCGATCATTGTGATGGTATTATGATTGCAAGAGGAGATCTTGGAGTTGAGTTAGATACCCAATATGTTCCTATCATTCAAAAAGAAATGATCACAAAACTCAACCAAAGAGGAAAACCTGTCATAACTGCCACACAAATGTTAGAGACTATGATCGACAACCCAAGACCTACAAGAGCTGAAGCAAGTGATGTGGCAAATGCAGTCATGGATGGAACTGACGCAGTGATGTTGTCTGGCGAAACCGCATCTGGTAAATACCCAGTCGAAACTGTCAAAACGATGACAAGTATTATCCAAGCAGCAGAAGAATCTGAAATATACTTATCTCATTTACGAAGTATGGACCGTACAGAATTTGAAGTGGAACGTACGGCACTTGGGAGTGCTGCAGAATCCATATCGCGCTCCATCCGTGCAAAAGCAATCATCAACTTCACTCGGTCAGGTTATTCATCACTCTTGTCATCTGAATTTAGACCTCTCAATCCAATATATTCCTTTACTCCTTTTTTGGGAACTGCAAGGAAGATGCAATTGTTTTGGGGTGTTGAATCTTACGTGATGCCAATGATGGATAAGTTTCCTGATATGATTGCCTTTATGAGTAAAACTCTCAAATCAGAAGGAAAATTAAAATCAGGTGATACTGTTGTAATATTGTCTGGAGCACCAGGTTCTGTTGCACAAACAGTGGATTTTATCCAAATCCATAAAATCAAATAACAAATGTTTTTCGGATACCTTGGGCGGCGATCACACTTGTCGTCCAAGCGTTTTGAAAATTAAATCCACCCGTAATCCCATCGATATCAATCACTTCTCCTACAAAGTACAATCCAGGGCAAAGTTTACTTTCCATCGTTTGGAATTGAATTTCCTTTCGATTCACACCACCTGCAGTCACAAACTCATCCTTAAACACACCTTTTGCTACCATTTGTAATTTTTTTTGGGTTAGGTTTAATGATAAAACTCGAATGTCTGATTTGCTCAAATCAGAGTAACGTTTGTTTGCTTGTATATTTGATTCCTTTAATATCCAATCAAAAAATCGAGATGGCAATTTCCAATCGGGATTCGCTGAAACTTTTTCACTGGCAGAGGATTCTTTTTTTTTCGAATAGGTCTCCTCAACTATTTGAGTGGACTGACCACCTACCCAATTGAGTGATAATTCAACTTTATAATTGGCTTCAAATAAAGTGCGAGCTTCCCAGGCAGATAATCTCAATGCAGCTGGGCCACTCAATCCCCAATGTGTGATCAGAATTGGACCACTTTGAGCTTTTCCCTTTGGCACAATTTTGATTTCAGCATTTGGAACAACAAGACCTGTTAATTCCATTAAATCGGTATTTGCTAAAGTGAGAGTGAATAAAGAAGGAACCGGATCTACAATCGTATGATTGAGTTTTTCTAAAATGCTCCAAACCTTTCGATTGGAACCAGTTGCCATCACAACGATATCAAAAAATTCTTCCTTACCACCTTCCCACAACAAACGAAACCTTTCTATTTGGTTTTCTAATTGGTAAATCCCAACTAATCCTTGTTCAAAGTGGATAGGAATTTTATACTTTTGAAGTTCATTCAAAAAACAATTGATGATAGTTTCGGATTTGTCTGTGATAGGGAACATCCTTCCATCGGCTTCTGCTTTGAGAGTCACACCCCTTTTAGCAAACCATTCGATGGTATCCTTTGGTTGGAATCGTTCAAATGCCCATCGTAATTCTTTTTGGCCGCGTGGGTATCTAAGTGATAATAGTTCTGGGTCAAACAATTGGTGAGTCACATTACACCTCCCTCCTCCAGAAATACGAAGTTTGGTTAAAGGTTCTTTCGAGCGTTCAAATATTTGAATCGTAGCGTTTCCCTCCAAAGACTCATAAATCTGTAGAGCCGCAAAACAACCTGAGGCACCTGCCCCAATCACTGCGATTTTGGGTTTATGACCCAAAACTCACCACTCCCCAGAATTTGGCATAGACACCCATGGTTCCTTTGGAGGCAAAGGGTTTCCTTTTTGTAATAACTCAATGGAGATCGAATCTGGTGATCTAACAAATGCCATACGACCATCCCTTGGTGGTCTGTTAATGACAACTCCCATCGATTGGATTTTCTCGCAAAGATCGTATATATTATCCACTTCATAGGCAAGATGCCCAAAATTTCTTCCTATGGAATATGGTTCCACCTGATCCCAGTTATATGTAAGTTCGATTTCTGACATATCTTCTTCTCCCGTAGTTAGAAACACAAGAGTGAATTTTCCATCTGGGTATTCCTTCTTACGTGAGACTTTTAAGCCCAAAATATCTACAAAAAAATGGAGAGCTTTCTCCAAATTTTGTACTCGGATCATTGTATGTAAATATTTCATATTTTATAGGTTCTAGTTTGTAAAAAAATAAACCAATAAAAATAGCCAAGAGAAATACTTTGGAATCTCGACTCGAAACCATTCTTTTTTTCCTTCGAGTAACTTCCCTAACGAATAAAAAGAAAATACCAGTAGCACAAAAACAGAACTGACTTCAGGTAAATTAAACAAATGCATCCTCTTTAAAAAATACAAGGTTAGAATTGTCGGAAATATAAACTGAAAGAACAAATACACTCGGTAAAAAAACTTTCCAGAAGGCAAACGATGTAATGGATTATGTACTTTGTTTGCCAATTCTAATCGATGGTGGGACAACCATACTTTTGGATCTCTCACACCGCGGTCCATAACCATTTGTAAGTCATCTGGTCGAACAGATGGATAGGAAAAAAAAGAAACAATCCCTTGCCACTTGTTCTTTGTGTGAATTAAATCTGAAAATAAATCTTTTAATACATGCACGTTTGCATTGATAGGATCATAATTATGTAATTGTGATGTGAGACCATACCTTGGTTCAAAAGTTTCTTCACAATAAGTTCCAAATATTTTATCCCAAATAATAAAAACGCCACCATAGTTTTTATCAATGTATTCTGGATTCATCGCATGGTGTACTCTGTGGTGAGAAGGTGTCACAAAAACTGCTTCAAACCAGCTAGGAAGTTTTTTTATAGTACGAGTATGAACCCAAAATTGATACGTCCGATTGAGTGCATCTATGATGAGATATGATTCGACAGGGAAACCGAGAAGCGCTAGCGGCAAATAAAACATTCCGATCCCAATGTTACGAATGAAGGATTGTCTGAGGGCAACTGACAAATTGAATTCTTCACTCGAATGGTGGACTACATGTGACGCCCAAAGGATTTTGATCTCATGACTATACCGATGAGCTAAATAAAACAAAAAATCTAAAAGCACAAATAATACGATCCAATGTAAAAAGGAACTTGGACCTAGAAAAATTTTACTAAGTGTTTCCACACCGATGGACAAATCGTACAACTTGGAATATAGAAACACAATTCCTAATAAAATAAGACCATCAAATATCCGACTGAGAACACCCAAACTTAAATCAGCAAGTGAGTCCTCGTAAAAGTAATAATCTTTTTTCGTGTACCGAGTGTAGATAATTTCGATAAGCATCAAAAGAAAATAAAAAGGAACAATGGATTCAATCAGTCTCATATTTTAAACCTTAAAGATTTTTATATCGCTATCAAAGCAGAAAGGAAAGCAAGTACCTTTCCTATGTTTTCGATTTAGTTTAAAAATTTAAGATCAATGATTCCTTCATATCTATTGAAGGAATCACTTGTTCGTTATTGATTTATACCTAAAAACAATAACGAACAACAAAATTATTTTAATTGTTTGCTGAGCTCAAGATTCATTTCAGAGAAAGTTTGACTAAGTGCTGAGTTCCATCCAATCACAAGAGACTCGGCATCCTTTTTTTCGATCACTGCATTTTGTTTATATGTTTTACGGAAAACTGGAGAGGAAACACTATCCTTATCTTCATATACAACAACTTCAAACTCAATAACTGCTTTTGGTTCTTTAGATCGAAAGTCACC
The Leptospira bouyouniensis DNA segment above includes these coding regions:
- a CDS encoding sterol desaturase family protein, which produces MRLIESIVPFYFLLMLIEIIYTRYTKKDYYFYEDSLADLSLGVLSRIFDGLILLGIVFLYSKLYDLSIGVETLSKIFLGPSSFLHWIVLFVLLDFLFYLAHRYSHEIKILWASHVVHHSSEEFNLSVALRQSFIRNIGIGMFYLPLALLGFPVESYLIIDALNRTYQFWVHTRTIKKLPSWFEAVFVTPSHHRVHHAMNPEYIDKNYGGVFIIWDKIFGTYCEETFEPRYGLTSQLHNYDPINANVHVLKDLFSDLIHTKNKWQGIVSFFSYPSVRPDDLQMVMDRGVRDPKVWLSHHRLELANKVHNPLHRLPSGKFFYRVYLFFQFIFPTILTLYFLKRMHLFNLPEVSSVFVLLVFSFYSLGKLLEGKKEWFRVEIPKYFSWLFLLVYFFTN
- a CDS encoding VOC family protein; its protein translation is MKYLHTMIRVQNLEKALHFFVDILGLKVSRKKEYPDGKFTLVFLTTGEEDMSEIELTYNWDQVEPYSIGRNFGHLAYEVDNIYDLCEKIQSMGVVINRPPRDGRMAFVRSPDSISIELLQKGNPLPPKEPWVSMPNSGEW
- a CDS encoding histone deacetylase family protein, producing MASNALALIYHSSYNLDLPGHVFPAHKYSHLYNRVKRDPVYATWDILLPKKADDAELELVHTKEYLDDLFSYEHTPRTMYSELPLNRSIVESFMYGVGGTILASELSDKHQFAFNMGGGYHHSFPDKAEGFCYLNDVAIAIRKQKETKPNVNALIIDLDLHQGNGNSYIFQYDDKVYTFSMHQGNLYPKKEISNLDVNLEPNIKDDEYLSILDKSLNQIRKDFDSNIIYYVAGADPYEDDSLGELKVSMKGLKERDLMVRKFAESLNIPCVVTLAGGYARDFRDTVEIHFNTITAFGEK
- the pyk gene encoding pyruvate kinase, whose translation is MLEDDKIPKKRTKIICTIGPASANRETILNLIYSGMDLARMNFSHSTHDYHKEIFELLRECEQESGKSIGILADLQGPKIRTGKLSSGPIELKSGDQIAINNKGDFLGNKDEIGCTYQYILNDIDVGHKILIDDGKLAFVVKSKTKERAILETVIGGVLKDNKGINLPGTPISAPALSEKDIEDLQFALSLGVDYIALSFVRRASDLEMARQFMKDSYAGLIAKIERPEAIQNIEEIIDHCDGIMIARGDLGVELDTQYVPIIQKEMITKLNQRGKPVITATQMLETMIDNPRPTRAEASDVANAVMDGTDAVMLSGETASGKYPVETVKTMTSIIQAAEESEIYLSHLRSMDRTEFEVERTALGSAAESISRSIRAKAIINFTRSGYSSLLSSEFRPLNPIYSFTPFLGTARKMQLFWGVESYVMPMMDKFPDMIAFMSKTLKSEGKLKSGDTVVILSGAPGSVAQTVDFIQIHKIK
- a CDS encoding NAD(P)/FAD-dependent oxidoreductase codes for the protein MGHKPKIAVIGAGASGCFAALQIYESLEGNATIQIFERSKEPLTKLRISGGGRCNVTHQLFDPELLSLRYPRGQKELRWAFERFQPKDTIEWFAKRGVTLKAEADGRMFPITDKSETIINCFLNELQKYKIPIHFEQGLVGIYQLENQIERFRLLWEGGKEEFFDIVVMATGSNRKVWSILEKLNHTIVDPVPSLFTLTLANTDLMELTGLVVPNAEIKIVPKGKAQSGPILITHWGLSGPAALRLSAWEARTLFEANYKVELSLNWVGGQSTQIVEETYSKKKESSASEKVSANPDWKLPSRFFDWILKESNIQANKRYSDLSKSDIRVLSLNLTQKKLQMVAKGVFKDEFVTAGGVNRKEIQFQTMESKLCPGLYFVGEVIDIDGITGGFNFQNAWTTSVIAAQGIRKTFVI
- a CDS encoding SpoIIE family protein phosphatase; translation: MSEYSFKPEILIIDDDTEICETLELIVNGLGYFVRYFTNPLQGLEYFDREKNPIVFLDVNMPQTSGLEILPKIKSIDSKTQVLMMTGEHDIQTVVSSLYHRASDFILKPFHTKSIEAAISRAFEYYNFLKDKESMDESIKRDLRLAAKIQSKTMNLPSLKRKIFSEIKPVSFVSGDFFQVIPLTEDKTLILMGDIEGHGVTSGLIAILMTTIHKELARTTTVAPSELLSRLNRELCNEIGTHSMTAISIVVEHSEKKITYARGGHPFPMVFQKDSRAPLILQDQSGQILGILKDMEFAENQIKVESGDILFLYSDGLLASSSHPLVQTLVQLPGGDNRIEAMKIEISNYIQYLETSSKASDDISYLLLEI